A region of the bacterium genome:
TTGGCCGCCCTCGCCGTCGCGCTCGGCGCGCTCGCCGGATGCGCCGGCTACCACATCGCCGGCACGGGGGGCGGCGCGTCGTCGGCGATCCCGGCGACGGCGAAGACGATCGCCGTCCCGCCGTTCGGCAACCAGACCGACCGGCCGCGCCTCTCGCAGCGCGTGTCGGAGGCGCTGACCACGGAGATCGTCCAGCGGGCGCGCCTCGCGGCGGTCCCGGACAGCCGCGGGGCGGACGTGATCCTCGAGGGAACGATCGAGACGTTCCGGGCCGACCCGGTCAAGTTCTCGGCGACCGGCCGCACCGACCGCGTCGAAGTGACCGTCACGGCGCGCCTGCGGCTCGTGCAGGCCTCGCCGGAGAAGGTCCTTTGGTCGCAGAACCACTTCGTCTTCCGCGAGCAGTACGACCTGCCGGCGACGGCGACCCAGCAGTACGACCCCGAGATCCTGGCCCTCGAACAGATCGCCGCCGACTTCGCCCGCTCCGCCGTGACCTCGCTGCTGGAGGGGTTCTGAGGTGAAGGGCGCCGGCCTCCCGGATCTCAAAGCGGCGCTCGCCTCGGCGACGTGGCCGGCGGTCGTCGTCGTCTGCGGCGACGACGACGAGGCGAAGGAGCGGGCGCTGCGGATGATCCTCGCCGCCGTGCCGGAGGAGGACCGCGCGACCGGCATCGAGCGGTTCGAGTGCGGCGACGACGACGCGGCGGCGCTCGGACGCGCCCTCGACGCGGCGCGGACCGCGCCGCTGCTCGGCGGCCGGCGCGTCGTGATCGTCGCCGGCGGCGGCTATCTCGGCGCGGGGGGCGACGAGGACGCGCAGCGGCTGCTCGAGCGGTACGTCGAGCACGCCCCGGAGCACGCGCTGCTCGCGCTGGCGACGCAGAAGATGGACGGGCGGCTGGGGATCGCGAAGAAGATCGGCCAGAAGGGGCTGATCCTCGAATGCACGCAGCCGAAGGAACGGGATATGCCGCGCTGGCTCGGCGAGCGCGCGTCGGAGCGGGGGCTGCGGCTCTCGCCCCGCGCCGTGCAGCTGCTCGCCGACGCCTGCGGCGCCGACACCTCGCTCGCCGCCCGCGAGCTGGACAAGCTGGCGCTCCTCGCCGACGGGGCGGGGCGCGGGAAGACCGAGGTCGACGAGTCGCTGGTCGAGCTGGCGCTCGGCCCGACGCGCGTCGCGGGCGCCTTCGCCCTCGAGGACGCGCTGCTCAACGGGCAGGCGGCGGCCGCGCTCGAGGCGCTCGACCGGCATCTCGCCGGCGCGGACGCCGGCGCGCCGCTGGCGCTGCTCGGGCGGATGGCGGCGATCGTGCGGCGGCTGGCCCTCGCGGCCGGCGCCGTGGGACGGGGCGGCGGCGAGAACGACGTGCAGTCGGCGCTCGGCTGCCACCCCTTCATCGCGCAGAAGTACGAACGCGCGGCGCGGCGGATCGGCCCCCGGGCCGACCGGGCGCTCGCGGCGTGCGTCGTGGCCGACGGTATGCTGAAGTCGGGACGCGACCCCCGCGCGGCGCTGACCCGCGTCGTGCTGAGCCTTGCCGCGACCGCGCGGCGCTGAACTGAGTTTTGGAGGACTCGTGGAAGTCAAGGAGACGATCGTCGTCGTCGATTTCGGCAGCCAGGTGACCCAGTTGATCGCGCGGCGCGTGCGCGAGGCCGGGGTGTACGCCGAGATCGTCCCCCCGAACCGCGCCGCGGAGCGAATCAAGGAGCCCGGCGTGCGCGGAATCGTCCTCTCCGGCGGTCCGTCGTCGGTCTACGAGGACGGGGCGCCGACCGTTCCGGACGAGGTCCTCGCCGCGCCGCTGCCGATCCTCGGCATCTGCTACGGCATGCAGCTGCTCGTCTTCCGCACCGGCGGACGGGTCGAGCGGGCGGCGGAGCGCGAGTTCGGCCGCGCGGAACTGGAGCTGTGCGAGAAGTCGAGCCTGCTCGGGGAGTGGCCGTTCCGCAGCGTCGTCTGGATGAGCCACGGCGACAGCATCAAGGAGCTGCCGCCGGGAATGCGCGTCGTCGCGCGCACCGACAGCGCGCCGTACGCCGCGGTCGAGGACGAGGAGAAGCGGCGCTACGGCGTGCAGTTCCATCCCGAAGTCCGGCACACCAAGTGCGGCGCGAAGCTGCTCAAGTCGTTCTGCCGCGACATCTGCGGCTGCTCCGGCGACTGGACGATGGCCGCGTACGAGCGGCGGGCGGTGGAGGAGATACGGGCCGCGGTCGGCGCCGAGGAGCGGGTCATCTGCGCGCTTTCCGGCGGCGTCGATTCCTCGGTGATGGCCCTTCTGGTCCACCGGGCGCTCGGCGACCGGCTGCGCGCCGTGTTCGTGGACAACGGTCTGCTGCGGAAGAACGAGGCGGAGATGGTCGTCTCGACCTTCCAGGACCGCTACCACCTGCCGGTGACGATGATCGACGCCCGCGCCCGGTTCCTGAAGGAGCTCGACGGCGTGGACGATCCGGAGAAGAAGCGGCGGATCATCGGCCGCGTCTTCGTCGAGGTCTTCGAGGAGACGGCGGCGAAGGTCGAAGGGGCCGCCTGGCTGGCGCAAGGGACGATCTACCCCGACCGCATCGAGTCGTCGGCGGTCGCGGGGCCTTCGGCGACGATCAAGACGCACCACAACGTCGGCGGCCTGCCGGAGCGGATGAAGCTCAAGCTGCTCGAGCCGCTGCGCTGGCTGTTCAAGGACGAGGTCCGCGCGCTCGGCGTGCAGCTGGGGCTCGACAAGGCGTTCGTGCAGCGGCACCCGTTCCCCGGGCCGGGGCTGGCGGTGCGGATCATCGGCGCCGTGACCGAGGAGCGGCTGACGAAGCTGCGCGAGGCCGACGCCATCCTGCGCGAGGAGCTGGATCGCTCCGGCTGGATGGCCAAGACGGCGCAGGCGTTCGCGGTGCTGATCCCGGTGAAGACGGTCGGCGTGATGGGCGACGGCCGGACGTACGAGGAAGTCATCGCGCTGCGCTCCGTGGACACCGACGACTTCATGACCGCCGACTGGTCGCGTCTCCCGCACGAGCTGCTGTCGCGGATCGCGGGGCGGATCGTCGGCGAGGTGCGGGGCGTCAACCGCGTCGTCTACGACGTGTCGAGCAAGCCGCCGGCCACGATCGAGTGGGAATGAGCGCGCGGCGCGGCCGCTGATCGGGGCGGCCGCGGCGCGAAACGTGCCGCCGCCGCCGGCAATCGCGCCGCGCGGCGCCGAAGGCGGGCGGCGGCCGCGGCGCGGGTGGTATTCTCGCCTCGTTGCGCGCGCCCGCGGGCGGCGTCCGCCTCCGGCGCGCTTCCGAGGTCCCGCACGTGCCTTCGAACTTCGTCCACCTGCACAACCACACCGAGTATTCGCTGCTCGACGGCGCCCAGCAGATCCCGAAGCTGGTCAAGCGCGCCAAAGAGCTGGAGATGCCGGCGGTCGCGATCACCGACCACGGCAATATGTTCGGCGTCGTCGCCCTCTACAAGGAGGCGATCGCGCAGGGGATCCGCCCGGTCCTCGGCTGCGAGATGTACGTCGCGCCCGGCTCCTGCCGCGACCGCACGCCGCTGCAGGGCGGGAAGGGGAAGCCGTACTACCACCTCGTCCTGCTGGCGGAGAACGACGTCGGGTTCCGCAACCTGATCCACCTCACCAGCGCCGGCTATCTGGAAGGGTTCTACTACCGGCCGCGCGTGGACAAGGAACTGCTGCGCAAGCACCACGAGGGGCTGATCGCGCTGACCGCCTGCATGTCCGGCGAGGTCCCGGTCTGCCTGCTGCACGGCGACATGGACGGCGCGCGCCGCGCGGTGGAGGAGCACCTCGAGATCTTCGGGCCGGAGAACCTCTTCCTCGAGCTGCAGGACCACGGGATCGAGGGGCAGGAGCTGATCAACAAGGGCCTCGCCGCGATCGCGAAGGAGAAGGGGCTGAAGGTCGTCGCCACGAACGACTGCCACTTCCTGCGCGCCGAGGACCACGCCGCCCACGACGTCCTGATCTGCATCGGCACCGGCCGGAAGCGGGACGAACCGGGGCGGATGACCTACTCCAAGGAGCACTACTTCAAGTCCGAAGACGAGATGCTCGAGCGGTTCGGCTGGATC
Encoded here:
- the guaA gene encoding glutamine-hydrolyzing GMP synthase — its product is MEVKETIVVVDFGSQVTQLIARRVREAGVYAEIVPPNRAAERIKEPGVRGIVLSGGPSSVYEDGAPTVPDEVLAAPLPILGICYGMQLLVFRTGGRVERAAEREFGRAELELCEKSSLLGEWPFRSVVWMSHGDSIKELPPGMRVVARTDSAPYAAVEDEEKRRYGVQFHPEVRHTKCGAKLLKSFCRDICGCSGDWTMAAYERRAVEEIRAAVGAEERVICALSGGVDSSVMALLVHRALGDRLRAVFVDNGLLRKNEAEMVVSTFQDRYHLPVTMIDARARFLKELDGVDDPEKKRRIIGRVFVEVFEETAAKVEGAAWLAQGTIYPDRIESSAVAGPSATIKTHHNVGGLPERMKLKLLEPLRWLFKDEVRALGVQLGLDKAFVQRHPFPGPGLAVRIIGAVTEERLTKLREADAILREELDRSGWMAKTAQAFAVLIPVKTVGVMGDGRTYEEVIALRSVDTDDFMTADWSRLPHELLSRIAGRIVGEVRGVNRVVYDVSSKPPATIEWE
- a CDS encoding CsgG/HfaB family protein, which translates into the protein MRRALRLAALAVALGALAGCAGYHIAGTGGGASSAIPATAKTIAVPPFGNQTDRPRLSQRVSEALTTEIVQRARLAAVPDSRGADVILEGTIETFRADPVKFSATGRTDRVEVTVTARLRLVQASPEKVLWSQNHFVFREQYDLPATATQQYDPEILALEQIAADFARSAVTSLLEGF
- the holA gene encoding DNA polymerase III subunit delta, which produces MKGAGLPDLKAALASATWPAVVVVCGDDDEAKERALRMILAAVPEEDRATGIERFECGDDDAAALGRALDAARTAPLLGGRRVVIVAGGGYLGAGGDEDAQRLLERYVEHAPEHALLALATQKMDGRLGIAKKIGQKGLILECTQPKERDMPRWLGERASERGLRLSPRAVQLLADACGADTSLAARELDKLALLADGAGRGKTEVDESLVELALGPTRVAGAFALEDALLNGQAAAALEALDRHLAGADAGAPLALLGRMAAIVRRLALAAGAVGRGGGENDVQSALGCHPFIAQKYERAARRIGPRADRALAACVVADGMLKSGRDPRAALTRVVLSLAATARR